The following are from one region of the Paenibacillus sp. JZ16 genome:
- a CDS encoding GNAT family N-acetyltransferase: MLKDITMQAMQPEVKELLSYSVFPDPEAVDQAAAAYETGPSRLFGFEEDGLLLGVIGFDVDQDELTIRHLAVLPENRGKGYGRGLILELLLEVQPKPARVIAETDEDAVNFYRSIGFEVYSLGEKYPGVERFRCIYEVEESEE; the protein is encoded by the coding sequence ATGCTTAAAGATATAACGATGCAAGCGATGCAACCCGAAGTAAAGGAACTGCTCAGTTACTCGGTATTTCCGGATCCGGAAGCCGTGGATCAGGCGGCTGCTGCTTATGAGACGGGCCCAAGCCGGTTGTTTGGATTTGAAGAGGACGGTCTTCTCTTAGGAGTCATCGGTTTTGATGTCGACCAGGACGAGCTTACCATTCGGCATCTTGCCGTTCTTCCGGAGAATCGGGGAAAGGGATATGGACGAGGATTGATTTTGGAGCTGCTCCTTGAGGTCCAGCCTAAGCCGGCCCGAGTTATTGCCGAAACGGACGAAGATGCCGTAAACTTCTACCGCAGTATCGGCTTTGAGGTGTACAGCCTGGGAGAAAAGTATCCGGGTGTTGAAAGATTCCGCTGCATTTACGAGGTGGAGGAATCCGAAGAATAG
- a CDS encoding MarR family winged helix-turn-helix transcriptional regulator, with amino-acid sequence MSDIQEHEDTPLHLLVVLARAYNAVMTHSHRSINSHGLNSTEFGVLDVLYHKGPQPLQKIGEKVLISSGNITYVVDKLQKKNLLVRRASAEDRRVIYAELTAEGKEFFEAIFPQHQELMVKVLSGLSEDERAQAAMLLRKLGISAEKML; translated from the coding sequence ATGTCGGATATTCAAGAACACGAGGATACCCCGTTACATTTGCTGGTTGTCCTTGCCAGAGCTTATAACGCAGTGATGACACATTCGCATCGCAGCATCAATAGTCACGGATTGAACTCCACCGAATTCGGCGTATTGGATGTGCTCTATCACAAAGGACCGCAGCCGCTGCAAAAAATAGGCGAAAAGGTGCTCATTTCCAGTGGTAACATTACATACGTGGTGGACAAGCTTCAAAAGAAAAACCTGCTGGTTCGCCGGGCTTCCGCTGAGGATCGCCGCGTCATTTATGCTGAGCTTACCGCAGAGGGAAAGGAATTCTTCGAAGCCATCTTTCCTCAGCATCAGGAATTGATGGTTAAGGTGCTTAGCGGCTTGTCGGAAGACGAGAGAGCGCAGGCGGCGATGCTGCTGCGTAAGCTTGGGATCAGTGCGGAGAAGATGTTATAG
- a CDS encoding GDSL-type esterase/lipase family protein, translating into MLVYHYTAVGDSLTFGFGAMPGSGFVPLYRRMAEEKLRQFVAHENLGVNGLTSDELYDRVVQLPTYRFHLQQAQIITISIGGNDLIRAVKSTGGPPNREVLDAALYRCQNHVANTIRHIRKIKTPVSKPYFIRAIGLYNPYPAWTEATEYVIRFNRHLMGLSDGYFRVADIYAQFSGREKELMSVDGLHPNGRGYRVIAEQLNRLGYKPLA; encoded by the coding sequence ATGTTGGTGTACCATTATACCGCTGTCGGCGATTCCTTGACCTTCGGGTTTGGGGCGATGCCTGGCAGCGGTTTTGTTCCGTTATACCGCCGGATGGCGGAGGAGAAGCTTCGCCAGTTCGTGGCCCATGAGAATCTCGGGGTCAATGGATTAACCTCGGATGAGTTATACGATCGGGTCGTTCAGCTTCCTACGTATCGCTTTCACCTGCAGCAGGCTCAGATCATCACGATATCGATCGGAGGGAATGACTTGATACGTGCGGTAAAGTCCACGGGAGGCCCACCGAATCGGGAGGTGCTGGATGCTGCCTTGTATCGATGTCAGAATCATGTGGCTAATACCATTAGACATATCCGTAAAATAAAGACTCCGGTCAGCAAACCTTATTTTATTCGCGCTATCGGTCTGTATAATCCATACCCGGCCTGGACGGAGGCAACGGAATACGTGATTCGGTTCAATCGGCACTTGATGGGGCTAAGTGATGGTTATTTTCGAGTAGCTGATATTTACGCACAATTTTCAGGCCGAGAGAAAGAACTGATGTCGGTGGACGGTTTACACCCGAATGGCCGAGGGTACCGGGTGATCGCGGAACAATTAAACCGGCTTGGGTACAAGCCGCTTGCATAA